A single Papilio machaon chromosome 12, ilPapMach1.1, whole genome shotgun sequence DNA region contains:
- the LOC106720705 gene encoding TATA element modulatory factor: MNWFDTSGLTSLAKTALKEAQKTIDKALDITDESSEEHDDEPVPIKPTKSLSSGNTPQKDSSDFFASWGLTVSAESSKDPIKEQPVVTESPSKSNSQSLWGSFAGSFFEQQQQKASESESAIVRPPKAKSMTVIADSKYGSQDDLFSRSQLVMSDGADCLDTKKDDLISKFDNRRNSSLSHRLSLVSSRNSSDSVEVLSHSLKTTPDSEVSVHTISNSSSAGQKQTSESVEILPDSLISPSSIECLGFDSYASDKNSSTSSNVSPGDISDKKSTPLGEATERAETADSVSLVADDDEDTMSYNSISECTAPTVLDTDEKPISPFPKLKNDIHKKVADKEPIHLEHPILSQKMQISENSSNDGSWSDRTLNADNDSIILEATEDHNKEVDHEDALMEKLSDSSSFYNVNVSTDLLRSESSTFVNIEKQQSSVPGSSDSSQKESIKERTSPISSDSKSDLVKIGSDRTSGHTSGDEVETATSSDIEIIPSPNGDNGHNFCRNSPGKYNIKQGKFDGTTSPNLVDLVLGKSLATKIRGHNRELSEASVQSNTSDESQGSENDRLMRRLCEMAEILDARESRLMEVSRSNAELIESNSNLKSQMESLLAKHDAGDINVITEDYTQRMSALEKKFQQAIREKDQLRKELDKLKTEATRKGTSELEEGIKERDEVIAQLQEEGEQLSRQQLHHSNIIKKLRAKDKDNEQVIKGLRDKISELSSELDRSKRAAAAKEELEVSQIEAVYRLTNANKKMETELIETRSALEDTLEKLDSARTSLEGARRELAELRRAAAEAKRARVAAQHAHDQCQRAQHDADSLRAQLHQLRLDRTKEEQSWRAREEALRREAAEAREAAAAGGAAGGAARGECEQCGAGAGAGALLAQLAALQRSALERERAHSAAAAARQRVLEEAQTSAAKAGERERLAREEAAGLRAQLAAAEEQVEAARAQQLELSEHCQRALQAQRRAELDLADKSEELERVRAECEASSAALQEKLQQLETQLQAARLQLDTERKRSEILQEQASRGDVSPPHSLASDTLSASLWPTEEGGRSSPVSVVGAGGVVGAGGAGVVSALGVEDALAAVSRREGSARAMAGTLAALRTERTALRNQLADLHAQLQDHQSLQEQYDALLQMYGEKEEQLAELRLDLQDVTQLYKAQLDELVALRAQQR; this comes from the exons ATGAATTGGTTCGATACTTCAGGATTGACAAGTTTAGCTAAAACTGCTCTCAAAGAGGCCCAGAAAACCATCGATAAAGCCTTAGATATTACTGATGAAAGCAGCGAGGAGCATGACGATGAACCCGTTCCCATTAAGCCGACGAAATCGTTGAGTAGCGGCAATACTCCTCAAAAAGACAGCTCCGATTTCTTTGCTTCATGGGGGCTAACCGTTAGTGCCGAAAGCTCAAAAGATCCGATAAAGGAGCAGCCGGTGGTCACCGAGAGCCCTTCTAAGTCGAACTCTCAAAGCTTGTGGGGATCTTTTGCAGGTTCCTTTTTtgagcaacaacaacaaaaagcATCCGAAAGTGAATCTGCCATTGTTCGACCACCTAAAGCTAAATCTATGACTGTGATTGCTGACAGTAAATATGGCAGCCAGGATGATCTGTTTTCCAGAAGTCAGCTAGTAATGTCCGATGGTGCAGATTGCTTGGACACAAAGAAAGatgatttaatttctaaatttgaTAACAGACGTAACTCTTCGTTATCTCACAGACTCTCCCTTGTTTCAAGTAGAAATAGCTCCGACTCTGTGGAGGTGTTATCTCACAGCTTAAAAACTACTCCTGATTCTGAAGTTTCTGTGCACACAATTTCAAATAGTAGCAGCGCAGGCCAAAAACAAACATCAGAGTCAGTTGAAATACTGCCGGATAGTCTCATTAGCCCTAGTTCTATAGAATGCCTCGGCTTTGATAGCTATGCAAGTGATAAAAACAGTAGTACCTCTTCGAATGTTTCACCAGGTGACATATCAGATAAAAAATCAACACCGCTCGGTGAAGCCACAGAGAGAGCAGAGACAGCTGACAGTGTGAGCTTGGttgctgatgatgatgaagatacTATGTCATACAATTCCATCTCAGAATGTACTGCCCCTACTGTCCTGGACACAGATGAAAAACCCATCAGCCCTTTCCCCAAACTTAAAAatgatatacataaaaaagttgCAGACAAAGAACCAATCCACTTGGAGCACCCAATATTGTCTCAAAAGATGCAAATCAGTGAGAACTCATCTAATGACGGATCCTGGTCCGACAGGACATTAAATGCTGACAATGATAGCATAATTCTAGAAGCCACAGAAGACCACAACAAAGAAGTAGACCATGAGGATGCCCTTATGGAAAAATTAAGTGATTCCTCATCATTTTACAATGTGAATGTTAGCACAGATTTACTAAGATCAGAAAGTTCAACCTTTGTTAATATTGAGAAGCAACAGTCCAGTGTTCCAGGCAGCAGCGATTCGTCACAAAAAGAGAGCATCAAAGAACGGACATCTCCCATCAGTTCAGACAGCAAAAGTGATTTAGTCAAAATTGGATCTGACCGTACATCGGGGCACACGTCCGGAGATGAAGTGGAGACAGCCACGTcatccgacattgaaataatacCAAGCCCAAACGGTGATAATGGTCACAACTTTTGTAGGAATAGTCCAGGAAAATACAACATTAAGCAAGGCAAGTTTGATGGCACAACATCTCCAAATCTGGTGGATTTAGTATTGGGAAAATCTCTAGCCACAAAAATACGTGGTCACAACAGAGAATTGTCGGAAGCATCTGTTCAAAGCAACACAAGTGATGAGAGCCAAGGCTCAGAAAATGATCGTCTGATGCGGAGACTATGTGAAATGGCAGAGATTTTAGATGCAAGAGAGAGCAGGCTAATGGAAGTAAGTCGAAGTAATGCTGAGCTTATTGAAAGCAACAGCAATTTGAAGAGTCAGATGGAGTCGCTGCTGGCAAAGCATGATGCAGGCGACATCAATGTAATCACAGAAGATTATACACAAAGGATGTCggcattagaaaaaaaatttcagcAGGCTATTAGagaaaag GACCAACTACGTAAGGAGTTGGACAAGCTGAAGACGGAGGCGACGCGCAAGGGTACCTCTGAGCTGGAGGAGGGAATCAAGGAGCGGGACGAGGTGATAGCGCAGCTGCAGGAGGAAGGCGAGCAGCTGTCGCGCCAGCAGCTGCATCATTCCAACATCATCAAGAAATTGCGCGCCAAGGACAAGGACAATGAACAGGTCATCAAGGGCTTGAG GGACAAGATTTCGGAGCTATCGTCGGAGCTGGACCGTTCGAAACGGGCGGCGGCCGCCAAGGAGGAGCTGGAGGTGAGCCAGATCGAAGCGGTGTACCGGCTCACCAACGCGAACAAGAAAATGGAGACCGAGCTCATTGAG ACTAGGAGTGCGCTGGAGGACACGCTGGAGAAGTTGGATAGCGCGCGCACCTCGCTGGAGGGCGCGCGGCGCGAGCTGGCCGAGCTGCGCCGCGCGGCCGCGGAGGCGAAGCGCGCCCGCGTCGCCGCGCAACACGCGCACGACCAGTGCCAGCGCGCGCAGCACGACGCCGACTCGCTGCGCGCCCAGCTGCACCAGCTGCGTCTCGACCGCACCAAGG AGGAGCAGAGCTGGAGGGCGCGCGAGGAGGCGCTGCGGCGCGAGGCGGCGGAGGCGCGcgaggcggcggcggcgggcggcgcggcgggcggcgcggcgcgcggCGAGTGCGAGCAgtgcggggcgggggcgggggcgggggcgctGCTGGCGCAGCTGGCCGCGCTGCAGCGCTCGGCACTGGAGCGGGAGCGGGCACACAGCGCGGCGGCCGCGGCGAGGCAGAGGGTGCTAG AGGAGGCGCAGACGAGCGCGGCGAAGGCGGGCGAGCGGGAGCGGCTGGCGCGCGAGGAGGCGGCGGGTCTGCGCGCGCAGCTGGCGGCCGCAGAGGAGCAGGTGGAggcggcgcgcgcgcagcAGCTGGAGCTGTCCGAGCACTGCCAGCGCGCGCTGCAGGCTCAGCGACGCGCAGAGCTGGACCTCGCGGA CAAGTCGGAGGAGCTGGAGCGCGTGCGTGCGGAGTGCGAGGCCAGCTCGGCGGCGCTGCAGGAGAAGCTGCAGCAGCTGGAGACGCAGCTTCAGGCCGCGCGCCTCCAGCTTGACACCGAGCGCAAGCGCAGTGAGATCCTGCAG GAGCAGGCGTCGCGCGGGGACGTATCTCCGCCGCACTCGCTGGCCTCAGACACACTCTCCGCCTCGCTCTGGCCTACG GAGGAGGGCGGGCGCTCGTCGCCCGTGTCTGTGGTGGGTGCGGGGGGTGTGGTgggtgcggggggtgcgggggtCGTGTCTGCGCTGGGTGTGGAGGACGCGCTGGCGGCGGTGTCGCGGCGCGAGGGGTCGGCGCGGGCGATGGCGGGCACGCTGGCCGCGCTGCGCACCGAGCGCACCGCACTGCGCAACCAGCTGGCGGACCTGCACGCCCAGCTGCAGGACCACCAG AGCCTGCAGGAGCAGTACGACGCGCTGCTGCAGATGTACGGGGAGAAGGAGGAGCAGCTGGCGGAGCTGCGCCTGGACCTGCAGGACGTCACGCAGCTGTACAAGGCGCAGCTGGACGAGCTGGTGGCGCTGCGAGCGCAGCAGAGGTAG